The proteins below come from a single Lepeophtheirus salmonis chromosome 4, UVic_Lsal_1.4, whole genome shotgun sequence genomic window:
- the Csk gene encoding tyrosine-protein kinase CSK, producing MSPPPTHGAPKSEVKLNAMPWFHGKISREDAESLLHPKKDGLFLVRESTNFPGDYTLCLCFKGRVEHYRVIAKNNKLTIDEDEFFENLSQLVNHYRKDADGLCTHLAMDCVVQKQERQPHDVDIKALERAGWLIQKEDVTLIERIGKGEFGDVMLGRYKGDKVAIKSMKDLRTRNAQKFLAEATVMTSLQHPNLVCLLGVILEHDALQIVTEYMSKGSLLEYLRSRGRAHVTKKYQIKFALDTCHGMEYLESKHVVHRDLAARNVLISEDNHAKVSDFGLALHDCTFLESGKLPIKWTAPEALRQTHQFSSKSDMWSFGVLLWEIYSFGRVPYPRIPLADVVKYVEKGHQMEIPEGCPQSIYDVMKKTWNRDPDLRPTFIQVRRTLELIQSEIFAYETADESPGVI from the exons ATGAGTCCGCCTCCCACGCACGGAGCTCCCAAGAGCGAGGTGAAGCTGAATGCAATGCCCTGGTTTCATGGTAAAATCAGTCGTGAAGATGCGGAATCCCTCCTTCATCCCAAAAAGGATGGTCTTTTCCTTGTGAGAGAGAGCACCAACTTCCCTGGGGATTACACGCTCTGCCTTTGCTTCAAG GGCCGTGTGGAACATTATCGTGTCATTGCCAAGAACAACAAACTCACCATTGACGAAGATGAATTCTTCGAAAACCTGTCCCAGCTAGTGAATCACTACAGAAAAGATGCAGACGGACTCTGCACTCATCTTGCCATGGACTGTGTTGTGCAAAAGCAGGAACGACAGCCTCATGACGTGGATATCAAGGCACTTGAACGTGCGGGATGGTTAATACAAAAAGAAGATGTGACTCTTATTGAAAGGATTGGGAAAGGGGAGTTCGGCGATGTTATGCTAGGACGATATAAGGGCGATAAAGTTGCTATCAAATCAATGAAAGATCTAAGGACCAGAAATGCTCAGAAGTTTCTTGCTGAAGCCACTGTCATGAC GTCACTTCAGCACCCGAATCTCGTATGCTTACTTGGTGTTATATTAGAGCATGATGCTCTCCAAATCGTGACTGAATATATGTCTAAAGGAAGTTTACTTGAGTATTTAAGGTCCAGAGGGCGAGCTCATGTAACCAAGAAATACCAGATTAAATTTGCTCT aGATACTTGTCATGGAATGGAATATTTAGAATCTAAACATGTTGTTCATCGAGATCTGGCCGCAAGAAATGTATTGATATCCGAAGATAATCATGCAAAAGTGTCCGATTTTGGTTTAGCGCTCCATGATTGTACCTTTCTTGAATCTGGGAAG ctacCGATAAAATGGACAGCCCCTGAAGCACTTCGCCAAACTCACCAATTTTCAAGTAAGAGTGATATGTGGAGTTTTGGTGTTCTACTATGGGAAATCTACTCTTTTGGACGTGTTCCTTATCCACGTATTCCCCTGGCTGATGTTGTTAAATATGTAGAAAAGGGCCATCAAATGGAAATCCCTGAGGGATGTCCTCAAAGTATATATGATGTCATGAAAAAA ACCTGGAATCGAGATCCTGATCTTCGCCCTACCTTCATTCAAGTCAGAAGGACATTAGAACTTATACAATCTGAAATTTTTGCTTATGAAACGGCTGATGAAAGTCCTGGCGTAATTTAA
- the LOC121116323 gene encoding uncharacterized protein yields the protein MKISIFVILLFCSSIAVSKKTLNKAFEGNWVEDISKRGNVRKIFKSFNLSDTFIKKVADSKVAAKVHIKLNDDSVKTETVYGSESFKDTLEIKLNDKEKEKQHHDFHMFGGEKLFDYGIGKKHFIINIYNKDDKNKAIATIKRELVSDKVMKMTLQNKKDNTKLSSIFKKDKKNT from the exons atgaAGATTTCGATATTTGTAATCCTTCTATTTTGTTCCTCAATTGCTGTATCAAAGAAAACCCTGAATAAAGCTTTTGAGGGAAATTGGGTTGAGGATATTTCAAAAAGAGGCAACGTCCGAAAGATCTTCAAGTCCTTTA atCTATCTGACACATTCATTAAAAAGGTAGCTGATTCTAAGGTTGCAGCCAAAGTGCACATCAAATTAAATGATGACTCAGTGAAAACAGAGACTGTGT ATGGTTCGGAAAGCTTTAAGGACACGttagaaatcaaattaaatgaCAAGGAAAAGGAGAAACAACATCACGATTTCCACATGTTTGGGGGTGAAAAGTTGTTCGATTATggaattggaaaaaaacatttcattatcAACATTTATAACAAAGATGACAAGAACAAAGCAATTGCAACCATTAAAAGGGAACTTGTATCAGATAAAGTGATGAAGATGACCTTACAAAATAAGAAAGACAACACCAAGTTatcgtcaattttcaaaaaagataaaaaaaatacttaa